The following proteins come from a genomic window of Gadus morhua chromosome 11, gadMor3.0, whole genome shotgun sequence:
- the cnih4 gene encoding protein cornichon homolog 4, producing the protein MEAAVFIVSLVDCCALIFLSVYFIITLSDLECDYINARACCSKLNKWVIPELIGQTLTTVMMMVSMHWFILILNLPVAAWDLYRYVKVPLGNMGVFDPTEIHNRGQLKSHMKEAMIKLGFHLLCFFIYLYSMILALIND; encoded by the exons ATGGAGGCGGCGGTGTTTATCGTGTCGCTGGTCGACTGTTGTGCATTGATTTTTCTGTCTGTGTACTTT ATTATAACCCTGTCTGATTTAGAATGTGACTACATTAATGCCAGAGCTTGCTGCTCCAAACTGAACAAA tgGGTAATACCCGAGTTGATTGGCCAAACACTAACGactgtgatgatgatggtgtctATGCACTGGTTCATCCTTATCCTCAACCTGCCTGTAGCTGCATGGGATCTCTACAG GTATGTAAAGGTGCCATTGGGTAATATGGGGGTCTTTGACCCGACTGAGATCCACAACAGGGGGCAACTGAAGTCCCACATGAAGGAGGCGATGATTAAACTCGGCTTCCACTTGCTCTGCTTCTTCATTTATTTGTACAG CATGATCCTGGCACTAATCAACGATTGA
- the stx12l gene encoding syntaxin-12 produces the protein MSYGRVDSYRSQTRDLSNLTQTCSSNIQKITQNTGQIMSLLYQMGSGKETPELQDRLQQLQHYTNQLAKETNKHLKELGSFPQPLSPSEQRQQKIQKERLMNDFSTALNNFQTIQRRAAEKQRETVARARAGSRLMGDGCNVEEQLVTFEKDDEDSAQQDQVQTEQAPITEEDLEIIKDRETNIRQLEADIMDVNQIFKDLALMIHDQGEIIDSIEANVESAEVHVDRGATQLQRAAGYQRKSRKRKCILAMVLSLVLTILSIIIWQALR, from the exons ATGTCGTACGGCAGAGTGGACAGCTACCGGTCCCAGACCCGGGACCTCAGCAACCTCACCCAGACatgcagcagcaacatccaGAAAATCACACAGAACA CTGGCCAGATTATGAGCCTATTATACCAGATGGGTTCTGGCAAGGAAACCCCAGAGCTACAGGACAGACT ACAACAGCTACAGCACTATACAAACCAGCTGGCTAAAGAAACCAACAAGCATCTGAAAGAGCTGGGATCCTTCCCgcaacctctctctccatccgaaCAG AGACAGCAAAAGATCCAGAAGGAGCGTCTGATGAATGACTTCTCCACTGCGCTCAACAACTTCCAGACGATCCAAAGACGTGCggcagagaagcagagagagacagtagctAGGGCCAGGGCAGGCTCGCGGCTTATG GGAGATGGTTGCAATGTTGAAGAACAGCTGGTTACGTTCGAAAA GGATGATGAAGACTCGGCCCAGCAGGACCAGGTTCAGACAGAACAGGCCCCCATCACCGAGGAGGACCTGGAGATCATCAAGGACAGAGAGACCAACATCAGGCAGCTGGAG GCGGATATTATGGATGTGAACCAAATCTTTAAGGACCTGGCTCTGATGATCCATGATCAGGGAGAAATCATAG ACAGCATTGAGGCAAATGTTGAGAGTGCAGAGGTCCATGTTGACAGAGGAGCTACTCAGCTCCAAAGAGCTGCCGGTTACCAG AGGAAGTCTCGCAAGAGGAAGTGCATTCTTGCCATGGTGTTGTCCCTGGTTCTCACCATACTGAGCATCATCATCTGGCAAGCGCTCAGATGA